The Setaria italica strain Yugu1 chromosome IX, Setaria_italica_v2.0, whole genome shotgun sequence genome has a window encoding:
- the LOC101777302 gene encoding probable helicase CHR10 isoform X1 — translation MPTSYERRLLAAADLVHSADAQDQGTRLPDLGVAADLKPHQLDGVAWLIRRYRLGVNVVLGDEMGLGKTLQAISLLSHLKVQRIAPGPFLVLCPLSVTDGWLSEFSKFCPSLRVLQYVGDKVHRRDLRRTLFELVQRASTSSHSNELSFDVLMTTYDIALMDQDFLSQIPWHYAIIDEAQRLKNPSSVLYNVLEQRFIMPRRLLLTGTPIQNNLSELWALMHFCLPSIFGKLDEFLSTFKEAGDSLTGSEANKANRQFKIIKHILKAFMLRRTKALLIERGILALPALTELTVMVPLTQLQKKLYMSVLRKELQTLLSITGGSSRHQSLQNIVIQLRKACSHPYLFSGIEPEPYVEGEHLVQVSGKLIVLDLVLKKLHELGHRVLLFAQMTQTLDILQDFLELRNYTYERLDGSVRAEERFAAIRNFSSQSTKGLMRDDGQSGAFVFMISTRAGGVGLNLIGADTVIFYEQDWNPQADKQALQRAHRIGQLNHVLSINLVSERTIEEVIMRRAERKLKLSHNVIGEEDRTDVKGGDMGNEASDMRSIIFGLHLFDPADTTTDTINEDTTSETISVEKLAKLKTMSEKVVMMRSHEPSEKDERAFEINPNLADGSGTVIRRASDSISVDPGLDESAYLSWFKKFKEASHSIEDAAAELGRQRAAPEEKLLKREVNKKKVEEKRLAKWETMGYKTLAVKEPDITASQNISDSGSVQLVYGDCTNPSKVCPAKPAIIFSCIDNSGTWGHGGMFDALTRLSTCIPDAYHRASEFDDLHMGDLHLIYLDEANCTRSLDAPLWVALAIVQSYNPRRKVPRSEISMPDLELCLSKAASSAAQRSAVIHMPRIGYQGGSQRSEWYTIERLLRKYSSLHGIDIFVYYFQRSSRQQTDSADASAGSSSS, via the exons ATGCCAACCTCCTAcgagcgccgcctgctcgcggcCGCCGACCTCGTCCACTCCGCCGACGCGCAGGATCAAGGGACCCGCCTCCCCGacctcggcgtcgcggcggacCTCAAGCCCCACCAGCTCGATGGCGTTGCCTGGCTCATCCGCCGCTACCGCCTCGGCGTCAACGTCGTCCTCG GTGATGAG ATGGGGCTTGGCAAGACCCTACAAGCAATTTCTCTGCTGAGCCACCTCAAGGTTCAGCGTATAGCACCTGGACCATTCT TGGTGCTATGTCCTCTAAGTGTCACAGATGGCTGGCTCTCAGAATTCAGTAAATTCTGTCCTTCCTTGAGGGTCCTGCAGTATGTTGGCGATAAGGTGCACCGTCGTGACCTCCGGAGAACCTTGTTTGAACTTGTGCAGAGAGCTTCCACATCATCTCACTCTAAT GAATTATCATTTGATGTGCTCATGACAACATATGACATAGCCTTGATGGATCAAGATTTTCTTTCACAAATTCCCTGGCACTATGCAATTATTGATGAGGCCCAACGTCTAAAAAATCCATCCAGT GTACTGTATAATGTCCTTGAGCAACGCTTCATCATGCCAAGACGTCTACTACTAACAGGCACTCCTATCCAGAACAACCTTTCTGAATTATGGGCGTTGATGCACTTTTGTTTGCCTTCAATATTTGGAAAGCTAGATGAGTTCCTTTCCACCTTCAAGGAAGCAGGGGACTCATTAACAG GTTCCGAAGCTAATAAAGCAAACAGACAATTCAAGATTATTAAACACATACTCAAAGCATTTATGCTACGCAGGACAAAagctttactaatcgagagagGAATTCTGGCGCTGCCTGCACTAACTGAGCTAACAGT GATGGTGCCATTGACACAGTTACAAAAAAAGCTTTACATGTCGGTGTTGCGGAAAGAACTGCAAACACTTCTTTCAATTACTGGAGGATCGTCTCGCCACCAGTCTTTGCAAAACATT GTTATACAGCTGAGGAAAGCTTGCAGTCACCCATATCTGTTCAGTGGCATTGAACCTGAGCCTTATGTGGAAGGGGAGCATTTAGTTCAG GTTAGTGGAAAGCTCATTGTGCTGGATCTTGTTCTGAAGAAGCTCCATGAGCTAGGACATCGTGTTTTGTTATTTGCTCAGATGACCCAAACACTGGACATTCTTCAG GATTTTCTGGAGCTGCGCAATTACACTTATGAGCGCCTGGATGGTTCAGTACGTGCTGAGGAACGGTTTGCAGCAATAAGAAATTTCAGTTCTCAATCTACCAAAGGTCTTATGAGAGATGATGGTCAGAGTGGAGCTTTTGTTTTCATGATATCAACTAGAGCAGGGGGTGTGGGGCTTAATCTCATTGGTGCCGATACT GTTATCTTTTATGAACAAGACTGGAATCCTCAAGCTGACAAACAGGCCCTACAACGCGCCCACCGCATTGGACAGTTAAATCATGTGTTGTCAATAAATTTGGTGTCAGAGCGCACAATTGAAGAG GTCATAATGCGAAGAGCCGAGAGAAAACTTAAGCTTAGCCACAATGTTATTGGAGAAGAGGATAGAACTGATGTGAAGGGTGGAGATATGGGAAATGAAGCTAGTGACATGAGATCAATTATCTTTGGCTTGCATCTGTTTGATCCTGCAGATACAACCACAGATACGATCAATGAGGACACAACTTCTGAGACAATCAGTGTGGAGAAACTGGCAAAGTTGAAAACAATGTCTGAAAAGGTTGTCATGATGCGTAGCCATGAACCTTCAGAAAAGGATGAACGCGCATTTGAAATCAACCCAAATTTGGCTGATGGCAGTGGAACTGTGATTAGAAGGGCTTCTGATTCTATTAGTGTTGACCCCGGGCTTGATGAATCTGCATACCTATCCTGGTTCAAGAAGTTCAAAGAGGCTTCGCATTCCATTGAAGATGCCGCAGCTGAACTTGGAAGGCAAAGAGCAGCGCCTGAAGAAAAGCTCTTGAAACGTGAAGTTAACAAGAAAAAAGTAGAAGAAAAGAGATTGGCCAAATGGGAGACTATGGGTTACAAGACACTAGCGGTTAAGGAGCCTGATATCACAGCAAGCCAGAATATTTCAGACTCAGGATCCGTCCAGCTTGTGTATGGAGATTGTACTAATCCTTCAAAAGTTTGCCCTGCAAAGCCTGCCATCATATTCAG TTGCATAGATAATTCTGGGACATGGGGGCATGGAGGAATGTTTGATGCTTTGACTAGGCTCTCAACATGCATTCCAGATGCTTATCACCGTGCTTCTGAGTTCGATGACCTCCACATGGGAGATCTTCACTTGATTTACCTTGATG AAGCCAACTGCACCCGGAGTTTGGATGCGCCTTTATGGGTGGCACTAGCTATTGTTCAGTCTTACAATCCGAGACGTAAAGTACCGAGAAGTGAAATCTCCATGCCTGATTTAGAGCTCTGTTTATCGAAAGCTGCCTCATCAGCTGCTCAGCGTTCTG CGGTTATCCACATGCCCCGAATTGGTTACCAAGGTGGCTCCCAACGATCAGAATGGTATACCATAGAACGCCTTCTCAGGAAATACTCATCTCTCCATGGAATCGACATTTTCGT GTACTACTTTCAGCGTTCATCCAGGCAACAGACGGATTCTGCTGACGCTTCTGCTGGAAGCAGCTCAAGCTAG
- the LOC101777302 gene encoding probable helicase CHR10 isoform X2, which translates to MALPGSSAATASASTSSSMGLGKTLQAISLLSHLKVQRIAPGPFLVLCPLSVTDGWLSEFSKFCPSLRVLQYVGDKVHRRDLRRTLFELVQRASTSSHSNELSFDVLMTTYDIALMDQDFLSQIPWHYAIIDEAQRLKNPSSVLYNVLEQRFIMPRRLLLTGTPIQNNLSELWALMHFCLPSIFGKLDEFLSTFKEAGDSLTGSEANKANRQFKIIKHILKAFMLRRTKALLIERGILALPALTELTVMVPLTQLQKKLYMSVLRKELQTLLSITGGSSRHQSLQNIVIQLRKACSHPYLFSGIEPEPYVEGEHLVQVSGKLIVLDLVLKKLHELGHRVLLFAQMTQTLDILQDFLELRNYTYERLDGSVRAEERFAAIRNFSSQSTKGLMRDDGQSGAFVFMISTRAGGVGLNLIGADTVIFYEQDWNPQADKQALQRAHRIGQLNHVLSINLVSERTIEEVIMRRAERKLKLSHNVIGEEDRTDVKGGDMGNEASDMRSIIFGLHLFDPADTTTDTINEDTTSETISVEKLAKLKTMSEKVVMMRSHEPSEKDERAFEINPNLADGSGTVIRRASDSISVDPGLDESAYLSWFKKFKEASHSIEDAAAELGRQRAAPEEKLLKREVNKKKVEEKRLAKWETMGYKTLAVKEPDITASQNISDSGSVQLVYGDCTNPSKVCPAKPAIIFSCIDNSGTWGHGGMFDALTRLSTCIPDAYHRASEFDDLHMGDLHLIYLDEANCTRSLDAPLWVALAIVQSYNPRRKVPRSEISMPDLELCLSKAASSAAQRSAVIHMPRIGYQGGSQRSEWYTIERLLRKYSSLHGIDIFVYYFQRSSRQQTDSADASAGSSSS; encoded by the exons ATGGCGTTGCCTGGCTCATCCGCCGCTACCGCCTCGGCGTCAACGTCGTCCTCG ATGGGGCTTGGCAAGACCCTACAAGCAATTTCTCTGCTGAGCCACCTCAAGGTTCAGCGTATAGCACCTGGACCATTCT TGGTGCTATGTCCTCTAAGTGTCACAGATGGCTGGCTCTCAGAATTCAGTAAATTCTGTCCTTCCTTGAGGGTCCTGCAGTATGTTGGCGATAAGGTGCACCGTCGTGACCTCCGGAGAACCTTGTTTGAACTTGTGCAGAGAGCTTCCACATCATCTCACTCTAAT GAATTATCATTTGATGTGCTCATGACAACATATGACATAGCCTTGATGGATCAAGATTTTCTTTCACAAATTCCCTGGCACTATGCAATTATTGATGAGGCCCAACGTCTAAAAAATCCATCCAGT GTACTGTATAATGTCCTTGAGCAACGCTTCATCATGCCAAGACGTCTACTACTAACAGGCACTCCTATCCAGAACAACCTTTCTGAATTATGGGCGTTGATGCACTTTTGTTTGCCTTCAATATTTGGAAAGCTAGATGAGTTCCTTTCCACCTTCAAGGAAGCAGGGGACTCATTAACAG GTTCCGAAGCTAATAAAGCAAACAGACAATTCAAGATTATTAAACACATACTCAAAGCATTTATGCTACGCAGGACAAAagctttactaatcgagagagGAATTCTGGCGCTGCCTGCACTAACTGAGCTAACAGT GATGGTGCCATTGACACAGTTACAAAAAAAGCTTTACATGTCGGTGTTGCGGAAAGAACTGCAAACACTTCTTTCAATTACTGGAGGATCGTCTCGCCACCAGTCTTTGCAAAACATT GTTATACAGCTGAGGAAAGCTTGCAGTCACCCATATCTGTTCAGTGGCATTGAACCTGAGCCTTATGTGGAAGGGGAGCATTTAGTTCAG GTTAGTGGAAAGCTCATTGTGCTGGATCTTGTTCTGAAGAAGCTCCATGAGCTAGGACATCGTGTTTTGTTATTTGCTCAGATGACCCAAACACTGGACATTCTTCAG GATTTTCTGGAGCTGCGCAATTACACTTATGAGCGCCTGGATGGTTCAGTACGTGCTGAGGAACGGTTTGCAGCAATAAGAAATTTCAGTTCTCAATCTACCAAAGGTCTTATGAGAGATGATGGTCAGAGTGGAGCTTTTGTTTTCATGATATCAACTAGAGCAGGGGGTGTGGGGCTTAATCTCATTGGTGCCGATACT GTTATCTTTTATGAACAAGACTGGAATCCTCAAGCTGACAAACAGGCCCTACAACGCGCCCACCGCATTGGACAGTTAAATCATGTGTTGTCAATAAATTTGGTGTCAGAGCGCACAATTGAAGAG GTCATAATGCGAAGAGCCGAGAGAAAACTTAAGCTTAGCCACAATGTTATTGGAGAAGAGGATAGAACTGATGTGAAGGGTGGAGATATGGGAAATGAAGCTAGTGACATGAGATCAATTATCTTTGGCTTGCATCTGTTTGATCCTGCAGATACAACCACAGATACGATCAATGAGGACACAACTTCTGAGACAATCAGTGTGGAGAAACTGGCAAAGTTGAAAACAATGTCTGAAAAGGTTGTCATGATGCGTAGCCATGAACCTTCAGAAAAGGATGAACGCGCATTTGAAATCAACCCAAATTTGGCTGATGGCAGTGGAACTGTGATTAGAAGGGCTTCTGATTCTATTAGTGTTGACCCCGGGCTTGATGAATCTGCATACCTATCCTGGTTCAAGAAGTTCAAAGAGGCTTCGCATTCCATTGAAGATGCCGCAGCTGAACTTGGAAGGCAAAGAGCAGCGCCTGAAGAAAAGCTCTTGAAACGTGAAGTTAACAAGAAAAAAGTAGAAGAAAAGAGATTGGCCAAATGGGAGACTATGGGTTACAAGACACTAGCGGTTAAGGAGCCTGATATCACAGCAAGCCAGAATATTTCAGACTCAGGATCCGTCCAGCTTGTGTATGGAGATTGTACTAATCCTTCAAAAGTTTGCCCTGCAAAGCCTGCCATCATATTCAG TTGCATAGATAATTCTGGGACATGGGGGCATGGAGGAATGTTTGATGCTTTGACTAGGCTCTCAACATGCATTCCAGATGCTTATCACCGTGCTTCTGAGTTCGATGACCTCCACATGGGAGATCTTCACTTGATTTACCTTGATG AAGCCAACTGCACCCGGAGTTTGGATGCGCCTTTATGGGTGGCACTAGCTATTGTTCAGTCTTACAATCCGAGACGTAAAGTACCGAGAAGTGAAATCTCCATGCCTGATTTAGAGCTCTGTTTATCGAAAGCTGCCTCATCAGCTGCTCAGCGTTCTG CGGTTATCCACATGCCCCGAATTGGTTACCAAGGTGGCTCCCAACGATCAGAATGGTATACCATAGAACGCCTTCTCAGGAAATACTCATCTCTCCATGGAATCGACATTTTCGT GTACTACTTTCAGCGTTCATCCAGGCAACAGACGGATTCTGCTGACGCTTCTGCTGGAAGCAGCTCAAGCTAG
- the LOC101777302 gene encoding probable helicase CHR10 isoform X3 — translation MDQDFLSQIPWHYAIIDEAQRLKNPSSVLYNVLEQRFIMPRRLLLTGTPIQNNLSELWALMHFCLPSIFGKLDEFLSTFKEAGDSLTGSEANKANRQFKIIKHILKAFMLRRTKALLIERGILALPALTELTVMVPLTQLQKKLYMSVLRKELQTLLSITGGSSRHQSLQNIVIQLRKACSHPYLFSGIEPEPYVEGEHLVQVSGKLIVLDLVLKKLHELGHRVLLFAQMTQTLDILQDFLELRNYTYERLDGSVRAEERFAAIRNFSSQSTKGLMRDDGQSGAFVFMISTRAGGVGLNLIGADTVIFYEQDWNPQADKQALQRAHRIGQLNHVLSINLVSERTIEEVIMRRAERKLKLSHNVIGEEDRTDVKGGDMGNEASDMRSIIFGLHLFDPADTTTDTINEDTTSETISVEKLAKLKTMSEKVVMMRSHEPSEKDERAFEINPNLADGSGTVIRRASDSISVDPGLDESAYLSWFKKFKEASHSIEDAAAELGRQRAAPEEKLLKREVNKKKVEEKRLAKWETMGYKTLAVKEPDITASQNISDSGSVQLVYGDCTNPSKVCPAKPAIIFSCIDNSGTWGHGGMFDALTRLSTCIPDAYHRASEFDDLHMGDLHLIYLDEANCTRSLDAPLWVALAIVQSYNPRRKVPRSEISMPDLELCLSKAASSAAQRSAVIHMPRIGYQGGSQRSEWYTIERLLRKYSSLHGIDIFVYYFQRSSRQQTDSADASAGSSSS, via the exons ATGGATCAAGATTTTCTTTCACAAATTCCCTGGCACTATGCAATTATTGATGAGGCCCAACGTCTAAAAAATCCATCCAGT GTACTGTATAATGTCCTTGAGCAACGCTTCATCATGCCAAGACGTCTACTACTAACAGGCACTCCTATCCAGAACAACCTTTCTGAATTATGGGCGTTGATGCACTTTTGTTTGCCTTCAATATTTGGAAAGCTAGATGAGTTCCTTTCCACCTTCAAGGAAGCAGGGGACTCATTAACAG GTTCCGAAGCTAATAAAGCAAACAGACAATTCAAGATTATTAAACACATACTCAAAGCATTTATGCTACGCAGGACAAAagctttactaatcgagagagGAATTCTGGCGCTGCCTGCACTAACTGAGCTAACAGT GATGGTGCCATTGACACAGTTACAAAAAAAGCTTTACATGTCGGTGTTGCGGAAAGAACTGCAAACACTTCTTTCAATTACTGGAGGATCGTCTCGCCACCAGTCTTTGCAAAACATT GTTATACAGCTGAGGAAAGCTTGCAGTCACCCATATCTGTTCAGTGGCATTGAACCTGAGCCTTATGTGGAAGGGGAGCATTTAGTTCAG GTTAGTGGAAAGCTCATTGTGCTGGATCTTGTTCTGAAGAAGCTCCATGAGCTAGGACATCGTGTTTTGTTATTTGCTCAGATGACCCAAACACTGGACATTCTTCAG GATTTTCTGGAGCTGCGCAATTACACTTATGAGCGCCTGGATGGTTCAGTACGTGCTGAGGAACGGTTTGCAGCAATAAGAAATTTCAGTTCTCAATCTACCAAAGGTCTTATGAGAGATGATGGTCAGAGTGGAGCTTTTGTTTTCATGATATCAACTAGAGCAGGGGGTGTGGGGCTTAATCTCATTGGTGCCGATACT GTTATCTTTTATGAACAAGACTGGAATCCTCAAGCTGACAAACAGGCCCTACAACGCGCCCACCGCATTGGACAGTTAAATCATGTGTTGTCAATAAATTTGGTGTCAGAGCGCACAATTGAAGAG GTCATAATGCGAAGAGCCGAGAGAAAACTTAAGCTTAGCCACAATGTTATTGGAGAAGAGGATAGAACTGATGTGAAGGGTGGAGATATGGGAAATGAAGCTAGTGACATGAGATCAATTATCTTTGGCTTGCATCTGTTTGATCCTGCAGATACAACCACAGATACGATCAATGAGGACACAACTTCTGAGACAATCAGTGTGGAGAAACTGGCAAAGTTGAAAACAATGTCTGAAAAGGTTGTCATGATGCGTAGCCATGAACCTTCAGAAAAGGATGAACGCGCATTTGAAATCAACCCAAATTTGGCTGATGGCAGTGGAACTGTGATTAGAAGGGCTTCTGATTCTATTAGTGTTGACCCCGGGCTTGATGAATCTGCATACCTATCCTGGTTCAAGAAGTTCAAAGAGGCTTCGCATTCCATTGAAGATGCCGCAGCTGAACTTGGAAGGCAAAGAGCAGCGCCTGAAGAAAAGCTCTTGAAACGTGAAGTTAACAAGAAAAAAGTAGAAGAAAAGAGATTGGCCAAATGGGAGACTATGGGTTACAAGACACTAGCGGTTAAGGAGCCTGATATCACAGCAAGCCAGAATATTTCAGACTCAGGATCCGTCCAGCTTGTGTATGGAGATTGTACTAATCCTTCAAAAGTTTGCCCTGCAAAGCCTGCCATCATATTCAG TTGCATAGATAATTCTGGGACATGGGGGCATGGAGGAATGTTTGATGCTTTGACTAGGCTCTCAACATGCATTCCAGATGCTTATCACCGTGCTTCTGAGTTCGATGACCTCCACATGGGAGATCTTCACTTGATTTACCTTGATG AAGCCAACTGCACCCGGAGTTTGGATGCGCCTTTATGGGTGGCACTAGCTATTGTTCAGTCTTACAATCCGAGACGTAAAGTACCGAGAAGTGAAATCTCCATGCCTGATTTAGAGCTCTGTTTATCGAAAGCTGCCTCATCAGCTGCTCAGCGTTCTG CGGTTATCCACATGCCCCGAATTGGTTACCAAGGTGGCTCCCAACGATCAGAATGGTATACCATAGAACGCCTTCTCAGGAAATACTCATCTCTCCATGGAATCGACATTTTCGT GTACTACTTTCAGCGTTCATCCAGGCAACAGACGGATTCTGCTGACGCTTCTGCTGGAAGCAGCTCAAGCTAG
- the LOC101776897 gene encoding uncharacterized protein LOC101776897 has translation MGKPILNEDGSCTIASCTMCIEAQHRLAFERVNGRGSFTFKAKVPAELKKACSKRGIWNREDGADIREILKAIAQKGGVLTERVPNNIKLPISGYHCLHDIGGFQLMRLICAHGPVIGILWAELDDYDRAIGDIVYRRTPMEYRFPNSGAYHAVVCFGYKYDPQREELHIRVMDNHAEDGPLRWISFAALEEFYLPLIPEPVELHKLRRKKKREEHSVSAYVTHSMVTLEKKLMTWIRCRELDRFYKPRQQDVFLLDNKLRHGPEHRQSRTATSNKR, from the exons ATGGGAAAGCCAATCCTTAATGAGGATG GAAGCTGCACAATTGCATCATGCACGATGTGCATCGAAGCACAACACAGGCTTGCTTTTGAGAGGGTAAATGGCAGAGGATCTTTTACTTTCAAAGCAAAGGTCCCTGCAGAACTTAAAAAGGCTTGCTCCAAGCGTGGAATTTGGAACCGCGAAGATGGGGCTGATATTCGTGAGATTCTGAAGGCGATTGCTCAAAAAGGCGGTGTGCTAACTGAACGCGTGCCTAATAATATCAAGCTACCAATAAGTGGTTATCATTGTTTGCATGATATCGGTGGCTTTCAGTTAATGAGGCTTATCTGTGCACATGGTCCCGTAATTGGAATACTATGGGCAGAACTTGATGATTATGACAGAGCCATTGGTGACATTGTTTATAGACGAACACCAATGGAGTATAGGTTTCCTAATTCTGGCGCCTACCATGCTGTTGTGTGCTTTGGCTACAAGTATGACCCTCAAAGGGAAGAACTGCACATACGAGTTATGGACAATCATGCTGAAGATGGTCCTCTCAGATGGATATCATTTGCAGCATTAGAGGAGTTTTACCTGCCTTTGATACCAGAACCTGTTGAACTTCATAAGTTAcgcaggaagaagaaaagggaagaGCATAGTGTATCAGCCTATGTCACCCATAGTATGGTCACTTTGGAGAAGAAGCTCATGACGTGGATCAGATGCCGTGAGCTTGACAGGTTCTACAAGCCTAGGCAGCAAGATGTTTTTCTGCTGGACAATAAGTTGCGACATGGACCAGAGCACCGCCAGTCCCGGACAGCGACTTCTAACAAGAGGTAG